A part of Synechococcus sp. UW179A genomic DNA contains:
- a CDS encoding RNA-binding protein, giving the protein MSIFVGNLPFRAEQEDVIELFAAHGEVTNCALPLERDTGRKRGFAFVEMVDEAAEAAAIEALQGAELMGRPLRINKAEPRGSAPRRGGGGYGGGGGGGYGGGGGGGYGGGGGGDRRSGARGWEDRSYGGGSSGGGYSGGGAAGAGDQSGSPYGGGFEEGRRSRRRGGASQNDGGGGYGSGDNGGDDYGGYGGAEG; this is encoded by the coding sequence GTGAGCATTTTTGTCGGCAATCTGCCCTTCCGCGCTGAGCAGGAAGACGTAATCGAACTGTTTGCAGCTCATGGAGAGGTCACGAACTGTGCCCTTCCTCTTGAGCGTGACACCGGTCGCAAACGTGGTTTCGCCTTCGTGGAGATGGTCGATGAAGCGGCGGAGGCCGCGGCGATCGAAGCTCTCCAGGGCGCTGAGTTAATGGGTCGTCCCCTTCGCATCAACAAAGCTGAGCCCCGCGGAAGTGCACCACGTCGTGGCGGTGGTGGCTACGGCGGCGGCGGCGGTGGTGGCTACGGCGGCGGCGGCGGTGGTGGCTACGGCGGCGGCGGCGGCGGCGATCGTCGTTCTGGTGCCCGTGGTTGGGAAGATCGCAGTTATGGAGGCGGTTCGTCCGGTGGCGGTTACAGCGGCGGTGGAGCTGCTGGCGCTGGCGACCAGTCAGGTTCTCCTTACGGAGGTGGTTTTGAAGAGGGTCGCCGCAGTCGTCGTCGTGGTGGTGCTTCCCAGAACGATGGCGGTGGTGGCTACGGCAGCGGCGACAATGGTGGAGATGACTACGGCGGTTATGGCGGTGCCGAAGGCTGA
- a CDS encoding tetratricopeptide repeat protein: MITMLTGTIGALSAAPVRALTPYVYTPSSQELEGAGVGIGRTAAQLLRLGQPEEAASLAALAVRLQPNDERLWSVLAEAQLRSDQLKAAAGSLAKAKALKPGKAGLWFAEASIALRDERPGDAISLLDEGLRLDPKNAGAYFDLGNAHVMQSDLRKALKSFEQATTIKPSFWEALNNQALVLFEMGNTPEAIKRWRSVLSIKRNPEPMLALAAALNQQSPGDAESLELARKALSEDPNYVLPGHQENQLWGPKLRQATDVLLTTPSLRGAVERAEANADPKSAE; the protein is encoded by the coding sequence ATGATCACGATGCTGACAGGAACCATTGGAGCTCTTAGTGCTGCGCCGGTCAGGGCTCTGACTCCATACGTCTACACACCTAGCTCCCAAGAACTGGAAGGTGCCGGGGTCGGCATCGGCCGTACGGCTGCACAATTGCTGCGCCTAGGGCAACCGGAGGAAGCGGCAAGTCTGGCTGCACTGGCCGTGAGGCTCCAGCCCAATGACGAACGACTGTGGTCGGTTCTAGCTGAAGCGCAGCTTCGCAGTGACCAACTCAAAGCGGCCGCAGGGTCACTGGCCAAAGCCAAAGCACTAAAACCGGGAAAAGCCGGCCTCTGGTTCGCAGAAGCGTCGATTGCGCTGCGCGACGAGCGTCCGGGCGACGCCATCTCACTTCTTGATGAAGGTCTGCGACTAGACCCGAAAAACGCTGGTGCCTACTTTGATCTCGGCAACGCCCACGTCATGCAGTCGGACCTGAGAAAAGCTCTGAAATCTTTTGAACAGGCCACAACGATCAAACCCAGCTTCTGGGAAGCCCTGAATAACCAGGCTCTTGTGCTGTTCGAAATGGGCAACACACCAGAAGCCATCAAACGGTGGCGATCAGTGCTGTCGATCAAACGCAACCCAGAGCCGATGCTGGCGCTGGCCGCTGCACTCAATCAACAGTCTCCGGGCGACGCTGAATCGCTTGAACTGGCACGCAAAGCGCTCTCTGAAGACCCCAACTATGTGCTTCCAGGGCATCAAGAGAATCAACTCTGGGGCCCCAAACTTCGCCAGGCGACTGACGTTCTGCTGACAACACCCAGCCTCAGAGGAGCCGTCGAACGTGCTGAAGCCAATGCCGATCCCAAATCAGCTGAGTGA
- the nusB gene encoding transcription antitermination factor NusB produces the protein MQTRTLSRELALFVLGQCAERERSSAAQDNLETLLQKALDSLMQHWREVLDHCAGDLEKAQQSLLDSELRDGSDPSDLASVRSHLSDTLSGAEQVLNGLSASLELPRLLALADQEQVRQEAMRRIQLVLKSRQDIDNQLDGVMEGWRLSRLPRIDRDILRLAVVDLRSMNTPASVACSEAVELANRYSDEQGRRMINGVLRRLQNATA, from the coding sequence ATGCAAACCCGAACCCTCTCCCGCGAGCTTGCACTGTTTGTGCTCGGTCAGTGCGCTGAGCGAGAGCGTTCCTCAGCTGCGCAGGACAACCTCGAGACACTGCTTCAGAAAGCCCTCGACAGCCTGATGCAGCACTGGCGCGAGGTGCTTGATCATTGCGCTGGGGATTTGGAAAAGGCTCAGCAGTCACTACTCGATAGCGAGTTGCGGGACGGCAGTGATCCCAGCGATCTCGCCTCAGTGCGTTCCCATCTGAGCGACACGCTCTCTGGGGCCGAACAGGTGCTCAATGGCCTGTCGGCCAGTCTTGAGTTGCCGCGTCTTTTGGCGCTTGCTGATCAAGAACAGGTTCGTCAGGAAGCCATGCGTCGAATTCAGCTCGTCCTGAAGTCTCGTCAGGACATCGACAATCAACTGGATGGCGTCATGGAGGGTTGGAGACTCAGCCGACTGCCTCGTATTGATCGCGACATCCTGCGCTTGGCAGTGGTTGATCTTCGTTCCATGAACACGCCGGCTTCCGTGGCCTGCAGTGAAGCGGTGGAGCTGGCCAATCGCTATAGCGATGAACAGGGCCGTCGCATGATCAATGGAGTCCTGCGGCGTCTTCAGAACGCCACCGCTTAG
- the ftsY gene encoding signal recognition particle-docking protein FtsY, whose product MVYDWFNRSPESPQPPEQPSKSEQTLDPEIAQDSSGQTASVEELAQSEPEPAGAESAQDSTDHSADASAEDDPLEWARQAYARLKAQKELEKTTQSVAPDSSVSAEPVAVAPEPPSPDSVVRESEPDSPQPSELQQLSELPQLSPSQQASAPVAAPVETPAPGLSLLEQAAAQRQERQQQLEQASPSVAAVPAKVDPVQPRQTADQSDEPSLGEFDETFTWSAEVLAAQGVRADQITLEEIDWLGRLRQGLEKTRQGFVTGLLENLGDDPLTPEVLDDLESLLLRADAGVQATDQVLDALRRRMNEQVVDPTEGIRFLKEQLCDLLDQPTRDSGVKLLAPQRDQLNVWLMVGVNGVGKTTTLGKLANLAVRSGYSAMIAAADTFRAAAVQQVQVWGDRSDVPVIANPSSNADPAAVVFDAIGAARSKGTDLVLVDTAGRLQTKHNLMEELEKIRRVVDRLAPEAHVESLLVLDASQGQNGLKQAMAFAKTVGLTGVVITKLDGTARGGVALAVASEAKLPIRFIGAGEGIRDLRPFNSFEFVEALLAGR is encoded by the coding sequence ATGGTTTACGACTGGTTCAATCGAAGCCCCGAGTCTCCTCAGCCCCCTGAGCAGCCATCGAAGTCTGAGCAGACGTTGGATCCTGAAATCGCTCAGGACAGTTCAGGACAGACCGCATCAGTCGAAGAATTAGCGCAGTCCGAACCGGAGCCAGCCGGAGCTGAATCCGCTCAGGATTCAACGGACCATTCTGCTGATGCTTCCGCTGAGGATGACCCGCTTGAGTGGGCACGGCAGGCCTATGCCCGTCTGAAAGCCCAGAAGGAGCTTGAGAAAACCACGCAGTCAGTGGCGCCGGATTCATCCGTTAGTGCTGAACCGGTTGCGGTGGCTCCCGAGCCACCTTCGCCAGATTCTGTAGTTCGAGAATCGGAACCCGATTCGCCTCAGCCGTCTGAACTGCAACAGCTGTCTGAACTGCCACAGCTGTCTCCATCGCAACAGGCCTCTGCACCAGTTGCTGCTCCTGTTGAAACTCCTGCACCCGGACTGTCTCTGCTTGAGCAGGCTGCAGCTCAGCGGCAGGAGCGACAGCAGCAGCTGGAGCAGGCTTCACCCTCAGTTGCTGCTGTGCCAGCAAAGGTCGATCCTGTTCAACCCCGGCAGACCGCTGATCAGTCCGATGAACCCAGTCTTGGCGAGTTCGACGAAACCTTCACCTGGTCAGCAGAGGTTCTTGCCGCCCAGGGAGTTCGGGCTGATCAGATCACCCTTGAAGAGATCGATTGGCTCGGCCGTCTGCGTCAGGGGCTCGAAAAGACCCGTCAGGGCTTTGTTACAGGTCTGCTGGAAAACCTGGGCGATGACCCGCTCACGCCGGAGGTGCTTGACGACCTCGAGTCGCTGCTTCTGCGAGCAGATGCTGGAGTTCAGGCCACAGACCAGGTACTGGATGCTTTGCGACGTCGCATGAATGAACAGGTGGTGGATCCCACCGAAGGCATTCGCTTCCTCAAAGAACAGTTGTGTGATCTGCTCGATCAGCCCACGCGTGACAGCGGTGTGAAGTTGCTTGCTCCTCAGCGTGATCAGCTCAATGTGTGGCTGATGGTTGGTGTGAACGGGGTTGGTAAGACCACCACCCTCGGCAAACTCGCCAACCTCGCGGTCCGTAGTGGTTATTCGGCGATGATTGCAGCGGCCGACACGTTTCGGGCCGCGGCGGTTCAGCAGGTGCAGGTATGGGGAGATCGCAGTGATGTGCCTGTGATTGCCAACCCTTCCTCCAACGCTGATCCTGCGGCAGTGGTGTTCGATGCCATCGGAGCCGCCCGATCCAAGGGCACTGATCTTGTTTTGGTTGACACGGCCGGTCGCTTGCAAACGAAGCACAACCTGATGGAGGAACTGGAGAAGATTCGACGTGTCGTGGATCGTTTAGCTCCTGAAGCTCATGTGGAATCCCTGCTCGTGCTCGATGCCAGTCAGGGACAGAACGGTCTGAAGCAGGCGATGGCCTTTGCCAAAACCGTTGGACTCACCGGTGTGGTGATCACCAAGCTCGATGGAACGGCCCGAGGTGGCGTGGCTCTGGCTGTGGCTTCCGAGGCAAAACTGCCGATCCGCTTCATTGGTGCTGGTGAGGGAATCCGGGATTTGCGGCCGTTCAACAGTTTCGAGTTTGTTGAAGCACTGCTGGCGGGTCGCTGA
- a CDS encoding PP2C family protein-serine/threonine phosphatase, whose protein sequence is MSSNPSRRHPASPLRAGPSSLTATTSLRQLLDSLSKEQRANQELLVSIGFALRSFTNLNRFLELVPVVAARLVGVDGALLIPYQADGRLWTDQLQMLSVLRSETLLQAVINHEPGRSAGFGSDDALVLGLDRLVQSHLGSAGVFATSLVARGRQRGRLYVFNTSGSLVWSDAHRRNVQLVADLTGVAIENDQMLQEARLHERMDRQLSIGAEIQAQLLPDHCPVIEGVELAARCRPAFQVGGDYYDFIPTRPELIGRRRERGRWSLVMGDVMGKGVPAGLLMTMLRGMLRAEVLSGLPPDRILHDLNQLALEDLSQSHRFVTLFYSDFDPRTRRLRFANAAHNPPLIWRAQQRCISRLDAPGLLIGLQPEAEYASGSTVLEPGDVLLYYTDGVTEAPGLTGDRFDEARLIRNLETACRSGTGSQGILDQLFGRLDRFVGADRQLEDDASMVVLKVREEVMLPSVPRSPA, encoded by the coding sequence GTGAGCAGCAATCCATCAAGGCGCCATCCGGCTTCACCACTTCGCGCCGGGCCTTCTTCTCTGACAGCGACAACATCGCTGCGTCAGTTGCTCGACAGTCTTTCCAAGGAACAGCGCGCCAATCAGGAGTTGCTGGTCTCCATTGGTTTTGCCCTGCGCAGTTTCACCAACCTCAATCGGTTCCTGGAGCTTGTGCCCGTTGTGGCTGCTCGTCTAGTCGGGGTCGATGGGGCACTGCTGATCCCGTATCAGGCCGATGGGCGGCTGTGGACTGACCAGTTACAGATGCTGTCCGTTCTGCGTTCGGAGACATTGCTGCAGGCGGTGATCAACCATGAACCAGGACGTTCGGCCGGGTTTGGCTCCGATGATGCCCTCGTGCTTGGCCTGGATCGATTGGTGCAGAGTCACCTTGGATCGGCCGGCGTGTTCGCAACCTCTCTTGTGGCCAGAGGTCGTCAGCGCGGACGTCTCTATGTGTTCAACACCTCTGGCTCGCTGGTTTGGAGTGATGCCCATCGGCGCAATGTGCAGCTGGTGGCAGATCTCACTGGTGTAGCGATCGAAAACGATCAGATGCTCCAGGAGGCTCGTCTGCACGAGCGAATGGATCGCCAGCTCAGCATCGGTGCCGAGATTCAGGCCCAGTTGCTGCCGGATCATTGTCCGGTCATTGAGGGTGTCGAACTGGCGGCCCGTTGCCGCCCGGCTTTTCAGGTGGGTGGTGATTACTACGACTTCATCCCTACGCGTCCAGAGTTGATCGGTCGTCGTCGTGAGCGTGGTCGCTGGTCACTGGTGATGGGCGATGTGATGGGCAAGGGCGTTCCAGCAGGTCTGTTGATGACCATGCTGCGTGGCATGTTGCGTGCGGAGGTGCTGAGTGGATTACCGCCGGACCGAATCCTTCATGACCTCAATCAGCTCGCGCTTGAGGATCTGTCCCAGTCCCATCGCTTTGTGACGCTGTTCTATTCGGACTTTGATCCGCGAACGCGTCGACTTCGCTTTGCCAATGCTGCGCACAATCCACCTTTGATCTGGCGAGCACAGCAACGCTGCATCAGTCGTCTGGATGCACCGGGCTTGTTGATTGGTCTACAGCCTGAGGCGGAATACGCAAGTGGTTCAACGGTGCTCGAACCCGGCGATGTGCTGCTGTATTACACCGATGGCGTCACCGAGGCTCCGGGGTTGACCGGTGATCGCTTTGATGAAGCGCGTCTGATCCGCAACCTCGAGACCGCCTGTCGTTCGGGTACTGGTTCGCAGGGAATCCTTGATCAATTGTTCGGTCGTCTTGATCGCTTTGTAGGGGCTGACAGACAGCTCGAGGATGATGCATCGATGGTGGTTCTCAAGGTTCGGGAAGAGGTGATGTTGCCATCGGTTCCACGGTCTCCGGCCTGA
- the argH gene encoding argininosuccinate lyase, with translation MAGGVTGGGSATWSDRFEQGLHPAIERFNASIGFDIHLLQEDLDGSVAHARMLAECGVIESAEADQLCSGLEQIRAEAAAGSFNPGLDDEDVHFAVERRLIALLGPVGKKLHTGRSRNDQVGTDLRLWLRRRIDELDPQVRMFQAALLRQALDNRNTLIPGYTHLQRAQPVCLAHHLLAYVEMLERDRQRFQDVRKRVNCSPLGAAALAGTPVPIDRRSTATALEFDDIYANSLDAVSDRDFAVEFSAAASLLMVHLSRLAEEVIFWASEECGFVRLSDRCATGSSLMPQKKNPDVPELVRGKCGRVFGHLQGLLTMIKGLPLAYNKDFQEDKEALFDVVNTSVQCIEAMTILIEEGLSFRPDRLEAAVGSDFSNATDVADYLVARQVPFREAYQIVGSVVKQCLSDGLLLRDLSLERWQQFHPSIDADLFDALAPRQVVAARLSEGGTGFERVEEQLALWSERLELANQ, from the coding sequence ATGGCAGGTGGAGTGACGGGCGGAGGTTCCGCCACCTGGAGTGACCGTTTCGAACAGGGACTGCATCCGGCGATCGAACGGTTCAATGCCTCAATCGGGTTCGACATCCATCTTCTTCAGGAGGATCTGGATGGTTCAGTGGCCCATGCCCGCATGCTGGCTGAGTGCGGCGTCATTGAGTCCGCGGAGGCTGATCAGCTCTGCAGCGGTTTGGAACAGATCCGCGCAGAAGCGGCTGCCGGCAGCTTCAATCCCGGCCTCGACGATGAGGATGTGCACTTCGCTGTCGAGCGCCGCTTGATTGCACTGCTGGGGCCGGTGGGAAAAAAGCTGCACACCGGCCGCAGTCGCAATGATCAGGTGGGCACGGATCTGCGTTTGTGGCTTCGTCGTCGAATCGATGAGCTCGACCCTCAGGTGCGGATGTTTCAGGCTGCTCTCCTGCGTCAGGCGCTTGACAACCGCAACACGCTGATTCCTGGTTACACCCACTTGCAGAGGGCGCAGCCCGTTTGTTTGGCGCACCACCTGCTGGCTTACGTCGAGATGCTCGAGCGGGATCGTCAACGGTTTCAGGATGTGCGTAAGCGCGTTAACTGCTCACCCCTAGGTGCCGCAGCCCTGGCTGGAACGCCGGTGCCGATTGATCGGCGCAGCACCGCTACAGCCTTGGAATTCGACGACATTTATGCCAACAGCCTTGATGCTGTGAGTGATCGCGATTTCGCCGTGGAGTTCTCAGCTGCTGCATCCTTGTTGATGGTGCATCTCAGCCGTCTGGCTGAGGAGGTGATCTTCTGGGCTTCCGAGGAATGTGGTTTTGTGCGCCTGAGTGATCGTTGCGCCACTGGCAGCAGCCTGATGCCGCAGAAGAAGAATCCTGATGTTCCTGAACTGGTTCGTGGCAAGTGCGGGCGGGTCTTTGGTCATCTACAGGGGCTGCTGACCATGATCAAGGGGCTGCCGCTGGCCTACAACAAGGATTTTCAGGAAGACAAGGAAGCTCTTTTTGATGTGGTGAACACCAGCGTTCAGTGCATCGAGGCGATGACGATCCTGATCGAGGAAGGGTTGAGCTTTCGTCCTGATCGGCTGGAAGCCGCTGTCGGTTCAGATTTTTCCAATGCCACCGATGTGGCCGATTATCTGGTGGCCCGACAGGTCCCATTCCGCGAGGCGTATCAGATCGTTGGTTCAGTGGTGAAGCAGTGTTTAAGCGATGGACTGTTGCTGCGTGATCTGAGCCTTGAACGTTGGCAGCAGTTTCATCCCTCCATTGATGCTGACCTTTTTGATGCTCTCGCGCCCCGTCAGGTTGTTGCCGCTCGCCTAAGCGAGGGCGGCACTGGGTTTGAGCGTGTCGAGGAGCAGCTGGCGCTCTGGAGCGAGCGGCTTGAGTTAGCGAATCAATGA
- the dusA gene encoding tRNA dihydrouridine(20/20a) synthase DusA has product MDSLTRTDREPCWRFSIAPMLDCTDRHFRQLMRQISCHALLYSEMVVAQALHYTKRRERLLDFDMEEHPIALQIGGDQPQLLAEAARMAADWGYDEINLNVGCPSPRVQAGNFGACLMAEPERVARCVEAMVSATGLPVTVKHRVGIDDLDSDTLLTAFVDQVAAAGATRFSVHARKAWLDGLDPKQNRTIPPLQHERVIALKQRRPELMIELNGGLDTPEQCLLALNHCDGAMVGRAAYAHPLRWSTMDALIYGDAPRTVKASDVITGLMPHAERHLDRGGRLWDLCRHLVQLVEGVPGARHWRRDLGEQSQRAGADLRVLERSAQQLTDAGL; this is encoded by the coding sequence ATGGATTCCCTCACCAGAACAGATCGGGAACCTTGCTGGCGCTTCAGCATCGCTCCAATGCTGGACTGCACAGACCGGCATTTTCGCCAGCTGATGCGCCAGATCAGCTGTCATGCACTGCTGTATAGCGAAATGGTGGTGGCCCAGGCGCTTCACTACACCAAGCGAAGGGAACGCCTGCTCGACTTCGATATGGAGGAGCATCCGATCGCCCTGCAAATTGGCGGTGATCAGCCACAACTGCTCGCAGAGGCCGCTCGCATGGCAGCGGACTGGGGCTATGACGAAATCAACCTCAATGTGGGCTGCCCAAGCCCTCGGGTTCAGGCCGGCAATTTCGGCGCCTGTTTGATGGCAGAACCCGAACGAGTGGCTCGCTGTGTGGAAGCGATGGTATCCGCCACTGGCCTGCCGGTGACGGTGAAACACCGTGTTGGTATTGATGATCTCGATAGCGACACCCTGCTCACTGCTTTTGTGGATCAGGTGGCGGCGGCTGGTGCCACCCGCTTCAGCGTGCATGCACGCAAAGCTTGGCTGGATGGCCTCGATCCCAAACAGAACCGCACGATCCCTCCGTTACAGCACGAGCGGGTGATCGCGCTCAAACAACGAAGACCTGAGCTCATGATTGAACTGAACGGGGGACTCGACACCCCGGAGCAGTGCCTGTTGGCTCTGAATCATTGCGACGGCGCGATGGTTGGCAGGGCCGCCTATGCCCATCCTCTGCGCTGGTCAACGATGGATGCCCTGATCTATGGCGATGCCCCAAGGACCGTGAAAGCCTCGGACGTGATCACAGGCCTGATGCCCCATGCCGAACGTCATCTGGATCGGGGTGGCCGTCTGTGGGATCTCTGCCGCCACCTGGTGCAACTGGTGGAAGGGGTGCCCGGCGCTCGCCACTGGCGGCGCGATCTAGGCGAGCAATCCCAGCGTGCTGGGGCAGACCTAAGAGTGTTGGAACGTTCAGCCCAGCAACTCACAGATGCCGGGCTCTAA
- a CDS encoding HpsJ family protein: MRAAPLLRWLGITLVLLLALQIGVVLAAAEWSDGVFQQLLIERLVSQAPMGFVGLLLMLIGSRLDHPQQLRTPIRWVVCIISAVLAVVMIAVVPLGISGNQSLMGEADQTLEQRRSQLEMARQQSANPENVKVLGEQLAQAGQLPADATEEDKIQAAQTFIDKQLSQMTEQIQQAERQRDLTINQRFFGGTISAAVLAVALVLLALGAVL, translated from the coding sequence ATGCGTGCAGCGCCCTTGTTGCGCTGGTTGGGAATCACGTTGGTGCTTCTGCTCGCATTACAGATCGGAGTGGTGCTCGCTGCTGCTGAATGGAGTGATGGTGTTTTTCAACAGCTACTGATCGAACGCCTTGTGAGCCAGGCTCCAATGGGTTTCGTTGGTTTGCTGTTGATGCTGATTGGGTCTCGTCTGGATCACCCGCAGCAGCTCCGCACACCGATTCGCTGGGTCGTTTGCATCATTTCCGCAGTTCTTGCTGTGGTCATGATCGCGGTCGTTCCGCTTGGGATCTCAGGGAATCAATCCTTGATGGGAGAGGCCGATCAGACCCTTGAGCAAAGGCGCAGTCAGCTGGAGATGGCCCGTCAGCAGTCGGCGAATCCAGAAAATGTGAAGGTTCTCGGTGAGCAATTGGCCCAGGCAGGTCAGCTTCCTGCAGATGCCACCGAGGAGGACAAGATTCAGGCTGCACAGACCTTCATTGACAAACAGCTGTCACAGATGACTGAGCAGATTCAGCAAGCTGAACGCCAGCGCGATCTCACGATTAATCAGCGTTTCTTCGGTGGCACCATCAGTGCTGCAGTGCTTGCAGTGGCACTGGTCTTGCTTGCTCTCGGCGCTGTCCTCTGA
- a CDS encoding DUF502 domain-containing protein, whose amino-acid sequence MVQSNPRPDLPLSARLQNDLKNDLIAGLLVVIPLATTIWLSTIVSKFVLAFVTSIPKQFNPFINLNPLLQDLINLALGLTVPLMGILLIGLMARNIVGRWLLEFGEGTLQRIPLAGSVYKTLKQLLETFLRDNSRRFRRVVLVEYPREGLYSVGFVTGQVGPSLQSDLGQNLLSVFIPTAPNPTTGWYTLVPEASVRELDISVEDAFRTIISAGIVNPDEREAPVNRSFSSLIAQLRASVAPSSS is encoded by the coding sequence TTGGTTCAGTCCAATCCAAGACCTGACCTGCCGCTCAGCGCCAGGCTTCAGAATGATCTCAAGAACGACCTGATTGCGGGTCTTCTGGTGGTCATTCCGCTTGCCACAACCATTTGGCTTTCAACGATTGTCAGCAAATTTGTGCTGGCATTCGTCACCTCGATTCCAAAACAGTTCAATCCATTCATCAATCTCAATCCTCTACTTCAGGATTTGATCAATCTGGCGCTCGGTCTGACAGTTCCCTTGATGGGAATTTTGTTGATCGGGCTGATGGCGCGAAACATCGTTGGTCGATGGCTGCTGGAATTCGGCGAGGGAACTCTGCAACGCATCCCTCTCGCCGGTTCCGTTTACAAAACACTTAAGCAGCTGCTTGAAACGTTTCTCCGCGATAACTCCCGGCGCTTTCGACGCGTTGTGCTCGTGGAGTACCCACGAGAAGGTCTTTACAGCGTCGGTTTTGTCACAGGCCAGGTAGGACCCTCTCTTCAGTCTGATCTTGGTCAGAACCTGCTGAGCGTGTTTATTCCCACGGCACCCAATCCCACCACAGGTTGGTACACGCTTGTCCCTGAGGCTTCCGTCAGAGAACTTGATATTTCTGTAGAGGATGCGTTCAGAACCATAATCTCAGCTGGCATTGTGAATCCGGATGAACGCGAAGCTCCGGTGAATCGCAGTTTTTCCAGTCTGATCGCTCAGCTCAGAGCATCTGTGGCACCCTCATCGTCCTGA
- the queG gene encoding tRNA epoxyqueuosine(34) reductase QueG, which produces MNVPANVAELSLALKQRAREEGFDPVGIASLPGSQRLQMRTAALQRWLEAGHQADMNWMAAPRRLSAASLLEGAQSILAVGLNYHVAVKRHPDRLAVARYAWGRDYHRVVNQRLRRVGRWLETIKPDCLWRVCVDAEPLLDKAWAEEAGLGWIGKHSNVIHARRGSWMVIGHLITTEKLQADQPAKARCGQCRACIEACPTSAITEPFVVDARRCIAFHTLENRNPDLPAAMAEAMGPWVAGCDICQDVCPFNQGVIPSSDDPDVQPRPWLLDLKAEQIQSWTDEDWDERLRGSALRRIKPWMWRRNAAATRPDNPPSVS; this is translated from the coding sequence TTGAATGTTCCAGCCAACGTTGCAGAGCTGAGCCTGGCCCTCAAGCAAAGGGCCAGGGAAGAGGGCTTCGACCCCGTAGGCATCGCTTCACTGCCAGGCAGCCAACGGTTGCAAATGCGCACCGCCGCATTACAGCGCTGGCTGGAAGCGGGCCACCAAGCGGACATGAACTGGATGGCGGCACCGCGTCGCCTTTCAGCAGCCAGCCTGCTGGAAGGCGCTCAAAGCATCCTGGCGGTGGGTTTGAACTATCACGTTGCTGTCAAGCGCCATCCAGACCGTCTGGCGGTCGCGCGCTACGCCTGGGGAAGGGACTACCACAGGGTGGTGAATCAGCGACTTCGAAGGGTCGGCCGCTGGCTGGAAACAATCAAACCTGATTGTCTGTGGCGCGTCTGCGTCGATGCCGAACCACTGCTTGATAAAGCCTGGGCGGAGGAGGCTGGGCTGGGCTGGATCGGCAAACACAGCAACGTGATCCATGCCAGAAGGGGCTCATGGATGGTGATCGGTCATCTGATCACCACCGAAAAACTCCAAGCCGATCAGCCAGCCAAGGCACGATGCGGGCAATGCCGCGCCTGCATCGAAGCCTGTCCAACCAGTGCGATCACGGAACCCTTCGTTGTGGATGCAAGGCGCTGCATCGCTTTTCACACTCTGGAAAACCGCAATCCGGATTTACCCGCAGCCATGGCCGAAGCCATGGGTCCATGGGTCGCAGGATGTGACATCTGCCAGGACGTGTGCCCGTTTAACCAGGGCGTGATTCCCTCCAGCGATGATCCTGATGTGCAACCGAGGCCCTGGTTGCTGGACCTCAAAGCCGAGCAGATCCAGAGCTGGACGGATGAGGACTGGGATGAGCGCCTGCGGGGATCGGCTCTGCGCCGGATCAAACCCTGGATGTGGAGACGCAATGCAGCTGCAACTAGACCTGACAATCCCCCTAGTGTGAGCTGA